In Onychostoma macrolepis isolate SWU-2019 chromosome 04, ASM1243209v1, whole genome shotgun sequence, one DNA window encodes the following:
- the LOC131538800 gene encoding uncharacterized protein LOC131538800 — MADKCHLCLLGLIILSSLLAGTSGADDAHVFISSGENVRLPCNNALPDCKSTTWIYHNGYNHSAAAELINLGIKTKDTESHERLSLGSDCSLNIKNVTKEDPGSYTCRQYVNDKQQGTDARVFLHVLHVSSSSSQTEISAGRSVTLSCQLYSSGVSCDDLIRSERIQLFWVNQAGVTLKISDSRYQILFSSRHCISTLSTTLLNEDHNREWRCEVTQVKTSVTYTVRYSDPAETEVRSTAGLLFRVIVIIVEFAVFAAPTVILLQIICARRAGRKNSQHSEEIVMNKILE, encoded by the exons ATGGCTGATAAGTGTCATTTGTGTCTGCTGGGACTGATCATTCTCTCTTCACTTCTCGCAG GTACCAGTGGAGCGGATGATGCTCATGTGTTCATCAGTTCTGGTGAAAACGTCCGTCTGCCCTGTAATAATGCTCTTCCTGACTGCAAATCAACTACATGGATCTATCATAACGGATACAATCATTCAGCAGCAGCTGAACTGATTAATTTAGGTATAAAGACGAAAGACACAGAGAGTCATGAGAGACTGAGTCTGGGGTCTGACTGCTCTCTGAACATCAAGAATGTCACAAAAGAAGATCCTGGATCTTATACCTGCCGTCAATATGTGAATGACAAACAACAAGGAACTGATGCTCGTGTTTTTCTGCATGTTCTTCATG tcTCTTCATCATCCTCACAGACTGAGATCAGTGCAGGCCGctctgtgactctctcctgTCAGTTGTATTCGTCTGGAGTCTCTTGTGATGATTTGATCCGTTCTGAGAGAATTCAGCTGTTCTGGGTGAATCAGGCTGGTGTTACACTGAAGATATCAGACTCTAGATATCAGATATTATTCTCATCAAGACACTGTATCAGCACTCTGTCTACAACACTCCTGAATGAAGATCACAACAGAGAGTGGAGATGTGAAGTTACTCAAGTCAAGACGTCAGTCACATATACTGTCAGATATTCAG ATCCAGCAGAAACTGAAGTCAGAAGCACTGCTGGATTATTATTCAGAG TGATTGTGATTATTGTTGAGTTCGCAGTGTTTGCTGCTCCTACTGTGATTCTTCTTCAGATCATCTGTGCAAGAAGAGCTG GGAGGAAGAACTCGCAGCACTCAGAGGAAATAgtgatgaataaaatattagaataa